A region from the Mesorhizobium sp. J8 genome encodes:
- a CDS encoding GNAT family N-acetyltransferase, which yields MTRIRAMTRSDLVEVSRLLGQSWRRTYAPIMGDETVARLSDERHAPEKLAAELDDEDKMSFVAERADGSIAGYAMAAMDAEGDVTLERLHIEPQTFGSGLAVDLLHAVLAAHAGVPSIALEVVEGNERAIAFYRKHGFEVVERREAAHGVGGHASLIMRRMLSMA from the coding sequence ATGACCCGCATCCGGGCGATGACGAGGAGCGACCTGGTCGAGGTGTCGCGGCTGCTCGGCCAATCCTGGCGGCGGACTTATGCGCCGATCATGGGCGACGAGACCGTGGCCAGGCTCTCCGACGAAAGGCATGCGCCGGAAAAGCTCGCGGCCGAGCTCGACGACGAGGACAAGATGTCCTTCGTCGCCGAGCGTGCCGACGGCTCGATCGCCGGCTACGCCATGGCGGCGATGGACGCTGAGGGCGACGTGACGCTGGAGCGGCTCCACATCGAACCGCAGACGTTCGGCAGCGGCCTCGCGGTCGACCTTCTGCATGCGGTGCTTGCCGCGCATGCCGGCGTCCCGAGCATCGCGCTGGAAGTGGTCGAGGGCAACGAGCGCGCAATCGCCTTCTACCGCAAGCACGGCTTCGAGGTGGTCGAACGCCGGGAGGCGGCACACGGCGTTGGCGGCCACGCCTCGCTGATCATGCGCCGCATGCTGTCGATGGCTTAG
- a CDS encoding FAD-dependent oxidoreductase, with protein sequence MNILQDHETPSVKAGSVQAEVAIVGAGLAGTSLAAVLGNAGRKVALIDPHLVHHDEFRAEKIGMKQMQAFEKLGLGPAIRPLVTPVTGTHVFRLGQFFERERKWEFGFSYGALVNGMRHALPAEVPLTVGKVAEVSTGPDQQRLVLADGTVIESRLLVVATGNGEAVRRAIGLERIEESKAHSMSIGFDLAITPRECAYPAIICYPRRPADRIAYLSVFPIRNRMRANLFLYRTVAEDWTRAFRENPQAVLCEVMPEVAAQCGNFAVASPIEIRQVSLTTTRAHRRAGVVAIGDAFWTTCPTPGVGINRAMTDVDRLASTYIPAWLETPGMDVDKICAFYDDAVKVTTDQAGMRSSIYAKRITTETGLEWRLRRLRNNTARQLMILGRKISREELPAPSAA encoded by the coding sequence ATGAACATCCTGCAGGATCACGAAACACCTTCCGTCAAGGCTGGTTCGGTCCAAGCCGAGGTGGCGATCGTCGGCGCCGGGCTGGCGGGCACGAGCTTGGCCGCGGTGCTGGGCAATGCCGGCCGAAAGGTGGCGCTGATCGACCCCCATCTGGTCCATCACGACGAGTTCCGCGCCGAGAAGATCGGCATGAAGCAAATGCAGGCGTTCGAGAAGCTTGGGCTCGGGCCTGCTATCAGGCCTTTGGTCACGCCGGTGACCGGCACCCATGTCTTCCGCCTCGGCCAATTTTTCGAGCGCGAACGGAAATGGGAGTTCGGTTTCTCCTACGGCGCGCTGGTCAATGGGATGCGGCATGCCTTGCCGGCGGAAGTTCCGCTGACTGTGGGCAAGGTTGCCGAGGTCTCGACCGGGCCGGACCAGCAGCGCCTGGTTCTCGCTGACGGAACCGTCATCGAATCCCGCCTTCTGGTAGTGGCCACCGGCAACGGCGAGGCTGTGCGACGTGCCATCGGCCTGGAGCGTATCGAGGAATCGAAGGCGCACTCGATGTCGATCGGGTTCGACCTGGCGATCACGCCACGGGAATGCGCCTATCCGGCGATCATCTGCTATCCTCGGCGGCCGGCCGACCGGATCGCCTATCTCAGCGTCTTCCCGATCCGCAACCGTATGCGGGCAAACCTGTTCCTCTACCGTACCGTGGCGGAGGATTGGACGCGAGCGTTCCGCGAAAATCCGCAAGCCGTGCTTTGCGAGGTGATGCCCGAGGTGGCCGCGCAATGCGGAAATTTCGCCGTTGCCAGTCCCATCGAGATAAGACAGGTCAGCCTGACGACGACCAGGGCGCATCGCCGCGCCGGGGTCGTCGCCATCGGCGATGCGTTCTGGACGACATGCCCGACGCCCGGTGTCGGCATCAACCGCGCGATGACGGATGTCGACCGGCTCGCTTCGACCTATATTCCCGCCTGGCTGGAAACGCCCGGCATGGACGTGGACAAGATCTGCGCCTTCTACGACGATGCCGTGAAGGTAACCACCGACCAAGCCGGCATGCGCTCCAGCATCTACGCCAAGCGGATCACCACGGAGACCGGGCTCGAATGGCGGCTGCGCCGCCTGCGCAACAACACGGCGCGTCAGTTGATGATCCTTGGCCGCAAGATAAGCCGCGAAGAGCTGCCGGCGCCGAGCGCGGCGTAA
- a CDS encoding ABC transporter ATP-binding protein has product MAEVLAVNGLSAGYRGRAVVCGIDLSLRRGDILGLLGANGSGKSTLIRAITGQIPLLGGSVTIGGVDLAAAPERAKAGFGLAIEPHELPATLSGRQYIELVASIRGGAPNDLPGADLLERLELDRWMDRPIAEHSLGTRAKVAIVAALLGRPPLLIFDETLNGLDPVTAWEVKRVIAALCVSGRHAAIVSTHVVEAVPALCNRAVLMADGSLSRSWDAAQLAEAGRAPGVFEDSVMQALRMRAAA; this is encoded by the coding sequence ATGGCTGAAGTCCTCGCCGTCAACGGGCTCAGCGCCGGCTATCGCGGGCGCGCCGTGGTGTGCGGCATCGATCTCTCGCTCCGCCGGGGCGATATACTCGGCCTGCTCGGCGCCAATGGCTCGGGCAAGTCTACGCTGATCAGGGCGATCACCGGCCAGATCCCGTTGCTCGGCGGGAGCGTGACGATCGGCGGCGTCGACCTGGCCGCCGCGCCGGAACGTGCCAAGGCCGGCTTCGGCCTCGCCATCGAGCCGCACGAACTGCCGGCGACGCTTTCGGGGCGCCAGTATATCGAACTCGTCGCCTCGATCCGCGGCGGCGCGCCAAACGATCTGCCGGGCGCCGACCTTCTAGAGCGGCTCGAGCTCGATCGCTGGATGGATCGCCCGATCGCCGAACATTCGCTCGGCACGCGTGCCAAGGTCGCGATCGTCGCGGCGCTTCTCGGCCGGCCTCCGCTTCTGATCTTCGACGAGACGTTGAACGGCCTCGACCCGGTTACCGCCTGGGAGGTGAAGCGGGTCATCGCCGCGCTCTGCGTCAGCGGCCGTCATGCCGCGATCGTCTCGACCCATGTGGTGGAGGCGGTGCCGGCGCTTTGCAATCGCGCGGTGCTGATGGCCGATGGCAGTCTGAGCCGAAGCTGGGATGCGGCCCAACTGGCCGAGGCGGGCAGGGCGCCGGGCGTTTTCGAGGACAGCGTAATGCAGGCGCTGCGCATGCGGGCGGCTGCTTGA
- a CDS encoding formyl transferase — protein sequence MRLTLRLNGDCVRAFHVALAERLSRLPGVEFAVDARPAPGGVPRSAEALFQLETLIHRLPTNGTAKRVPLSTLASHARPSAPADLTIDLVGDIEPQGRRVWRLAYDGICGEEALLALILAGRTPLVRLEQNGATVSEGRLGTEYHGIALASFQDMLARTAGLIVAAVNGAARSSLPVLPEPSSEAPAPAMPSATKLGVRAAKAMARRIVQQIYHLCYNAPHWRVGWRETGGKDLYELRAHPRSGWRDLPDDGSRFYADPFPVLHRGQVTLFVEDYIHRTGKAILSAVAFGPNGPAGTPKPVLELPYHLSYPFVFERDGQMWMVPESSANRTVDLYRATAFPGGWVKEATLLSDIVASDATLTEHGGRWWMFATVRDGGGAFSDQLHLWSAPDFRGPWAPHPKNPLLIDVASARPAGHMVNRGGQLLRPVQDCRRSYGAALGIARVTQLDESGFEQVVETILNPGASWAGRKLHTLNGAGGLEFVDGSAMAPRWKRTQRQDPMPASGGEKT from the coding sequence ATGCGCCTGACCCTGCGCCTCAACGGCGATTGCGTGCGCGCTTTCCATGTGGCGCTAGCCGAACGGCTGTCGCGGCTGCCCGGCGTGGAGTTTGCCGTAGATGCCCGTCCGGCGCCCGGCGGTGTGCCGCGCAGCGCCGAAGCGCTGTTCCAGCTTGAGACGCTCATCCATCGCCTGCCCACCAATGGGACGGCAAAGCGTGTGCCGCTTTCGACACTGGCCAGCCATGCGAGGCCATCGGCGCCCGCCGATCTCACGATCGATCTCGTCGGCGATATCGAGCCGCAGGGCCGACGGGTCTGGCGCCTTGCCTATGACGGCATTTGCGGCGAAGAGGCCCTGCTGGCGCTGATCCTCGCCGGCCGCACGCCGCTCGTCCGTCTGGAACAGAACGGCGCGACGGTCTCCGAGGGACGGCTCGGCACCGAATATCACGGCATTGCGCTGGCCTCCTTTCAGGACATGCTGGCGCGCACCGCCGGCCTGATCGTCGCGGCGGTCAACGGCGCCGCGCGCTCGTCGCTTCCGGTGTTGCCCGAACCGTCGTCGGAGGCGCCGGCCCCCGCCATGCCGTCGGCCACGAAGCTCGGCGTGCGGGCGGCCAAGGCGATGGCGCGCCGCATCGTCCAGCAGATCTACCACCTGTGCTACAACGCCCCGCATTGGCGAGTCGGCTGGCGTGAGACCGGCGGCAAGGACCTGTACGAGCTGCGCGCCCATCCGCGATCCGGCTGGCGCGATCTGCCGGACGACGGCAGCCGCTTCTACGCCGACCCGTTCCCGGTGCTCCATCGCGGCCAGGTGACGTTGTTCGTCGAGGATTACATCCACCGCACCGGCAAGGCGATCCTGTCGGCGGTGGCTTTCGGACCTAACGGACCGGCGGGCACCCCAAAGCCGGTGCTGGAACTGCCCTATCACCTCTCCTACCCCTTCGTGTTCGAGCGTGACGGCCAGATGTGGATGGTGCCGGAAAGCTCCGCCAACCGGACCGTCGACCTCTACCGCGCCACCGCCTTCCCGGGCGGCTGGGTCAAGGAAGCGACGCTTCTGTCGGACATCGTCGCCAGCGACGCAACCCTCACCGAGCATGGCGGGCGCTGGTGGATGTTCGCGACTGTGCGCGACGGCGGCGGCGCCTTCTCGGATCAGCTGCATCTGTGGTCGGCGCCGGATTTCCGCGGACCCTGGGCGCCGCATCCGAAGAACCCGTTGCTGATCGACGTCGCCTCGGCGCGGCCGGCGGGCCACATGGTCAACCGCGGCGGCCAACTTTTGCGCCCGGTACAGGACTGCCGCAGGAGCTACGGCGCCGCGCTTGGCATCGCGCGTGTAACACAGCTTGACGAGAGCGGCTTCGAGCAGGTCGTCGAAACGATCCTCAACCCAGGCGCCAGCTGGGCCGGCCGCAAGCTGCACACGCTCAATGGGGCGGGCGGACTGGAATTTGTCGATGGTTCGGCAATGGCGCCGCGCTGGAAACGCACGCAGAGGCAGGACCCCATGCCCGCGAGCGGTGGAGAAAAGACATGA
- a CDS encoding aldo/keto reductase: MSLGKHKLGSQGLEVSAIGLGCMGMSQAYGPADEAESIATLHRAIELGCTFLDTAEVYGPFVNEELLGRALQGRRDQVTIATKFGFRIVDGKQSGTDSRPDHIREVVEASLKRLATDRIDLLYQHRVDPAVPMEDVAGAVGELVTQGKVRFFGLSEAGIANIRRAHAVHPVTALQSEYSLWERNLEPEIIPALKELGIGLVPFAPLGRGFLTGDVKRAEDYPEGDFRRGDPRYQGENFDLNVAAAAAVRDIANAKGVKPGQIALAWLLAKGLDFGIDIVPIPGTKRRTYLEENVAAADITLDATEMLGLDMALTPDKVSGPRYNERTMSLVDR; the protein is encoded by the coding sequence ATGAGCCTCGGCAAACACAAACTCGGCAGCCAGGGGCTCGAAGTCTCGGCCATCGGCCTCGGCTGCATGGGCATGAGCCAGGCCTACGGCCCGGCCGACGAGGCGGAGTCGATCGCGACGCTGCACCGGGCGATCGAGCTCGGCTGCACCTTTCTCGACACGGCCGAGGTCTACGGGCCGTTCGTCAACGAGGAACTGCTTGGACGCGCGCTGCAAGGCCGGCGCGACCAGGTGACGATCGCGACGAAATTCGGCTTCCGCATCGTCGATGGCAAGCAGTCCGGCACTGACAGCCGGCCGGACCATATACGGGAGGTGGTGGAAGCTTCTCTGAAGCGGCTCGCCACCGACCGCATCGATCTGCTTTACCAGCACCGCGTCGACCCCGCTGTGCCGATGGAGGATGTCGCGGGCGCGGTCGGCGAACTGGTGACGCAGGGCAAGGTGCGCTTCTTCGGCCTGTCGGAGGCGGGCATTGCCAACATCCGCCGCGCGCATGCGGTGCATCCCGTCACAGCTCTGCAGAGCGAATATTCGCTCTGGGAGCGCAATCTCGAGCCCGAGATCATCCCGGCGCTGAAGGAGCTCGGCATCGGCCTGGTGCCGTTTGCGCCGCTCGGCCGCGGCTTCCTAACCGGCGACGTCAAGCGCGCGGAGGACTATCCCGAGGGCGATTTCCGGCGCGGCGACCCGCGCTACCAGGGCGAGAATTTCGACCTGAATGTCGCGGCAGCGGCCGCGGTGCGCGACATCGCCAACGCCAAGGGCGTCAAGCCCGGCCAGATCGCGCTCGCTTGGCTGCTCGCGAAGGGCCTGGATTTCGGCATTGACATCGTCCCGATCCCCGGCACCAAGCGGCGAACCTATCTGGAGGAGAACGTCGCGGCGGCCGACATCACGCTCGACGCCACCGAGATGCTGGGGCTCGATATGGCGCTGACGCCCGACAAGGTGTCCGGGCCAAGGTATAACGAACGGACGATGTCGCTGGTGGACCGGTAG
- a CDS encoding VOC family protein, whose translation MELYRGRLIDHIQLVVRDLAASRRFYGALFEVLGIPIGGEARDYFWADELFVSSADSRAALGVLTGRHHLAFQARDRAMVDAFYQAGLAAGGKDNGAPGERRYHPGYYACFLLDPDGNNIEAVFHGEAKRSAAAVEISF comes from the coding sequence ATGGAACTCTATCGCGGCCGGCTCATCGACCACATCCAGCTCGTGGTGCGCGACCTTGCGGCCAGCCGGCGTTTCTATGGCGCCCTGTTCGAAGTGCTGGGCATCCCGATCGGCGGCGAGGCGCGGGATTATTTCTGGGCCGACGAATTGTTCGTCTCCAGCGCCGACAGCCGCGCGGCGCTCGGCGTGCTCACAGGCCGCCATCATCTCGCCTTCCAGGCTAGGGATCGCGCCATGGTTGATGCCTTCTACCAGGCGGGGCTCGCCGCCGGCGGCAAGGACAATGGCGCGCCGGGCGAACGCCGCTACCACCCGGGCTATTACGCCTGCTTCCTGCTCGACCCCGACGGCAACAACATCGAGGCGGTGTTCCACGGCGAGGCCAAGCGAAGCGCCGCCGCGGTGGAGATCAGTTTCTAG
- a CDS encoding FAD-dependent oxidoreductase, translated as MSIAEDRETPAVPAGRTEVEVAIVGAGLAGTVLATTLAKAGRKVALVDPHRIHHDEFRAEKTRAEQMALFEKLGLGPVFRSLVTPMTDLHVFRFGQLFERKQTWEYAFSYAPLVNGLRAALPPQVPLTVGKVAEVSTGPDRQRLVLTDGSVIEARLLVVATGYSEAVRRAIGVERIEESKAHSLSMGFDFALSPQEFGLQSLTFYARRVADRIAFLTIFRIGERIRANMFVYRTVADPWVRAFRENPQKILLELMPEIAARCGNFAIASEVEVRQVSLTTTQGHRRDGVVFIGDAFATTCPAQGDGIHRVLTDVDRLTAHIPAWFATPGMAADKIGAFYDDPVKIAADEKALRASIYARRITTETGLEWRLRRLRNNTARRLMIFARRFREAGRPSDAAPGLTGAAFDRTDKAGQELTAGPRLGP; from the coding sequence ATGAGCATCGCAGAGGATCGCGAAACGCCTGCCGTACCGGCCGGCCGGACAGAAGTCGAGGTGGCGATCGTCGGCGCGGGACTCGCCGGAACCGTTCTGGCGACAACGCTCGCCAAGGCGGGTCGCAAGGTAGCGCTGGTCGACCCGCATCGCATCCATCACGACGAATTCCGCGCCGAGAAAACCCGCGCGGAGCAGATGGCGCTGTTCGAGAAGCTCGGGCTCGGCCCGGTTTTCAGGTCGCTCGTCACGCCGATGACCGATCTCCATGTCTTCCGCTTCGGCCAGCTGTTCGAGCGCAAGCAGACCTGGGAATACGCCTTTTCCTACGCGCCGCTGGTCAACGGCCTGCGCGCGGCGTTGCCGCCGCAAGTGCCGCTGACGGTAGGCAAGGTCGCCGAAGTCTCGACCGGACCGGACCGGCAGCGCCTGGTGCTCACCGACGGCTCCGTCATCGAAGCCAGGCTCTTGGTGGTGGCCACCGGTTACAGCGAGGCGGTACGGCGCGCTATCGGCGTCGAGCGCATCGAGGAATCGAAGGCGCATTCGCTGTCGATGGGGTTCGATTTCGCGCTCTCGCCGCAGGAATTCGGCCTGCAGTCCCTAACCTTCTACGCAAGGCGGGTCGCCGATCGCATTGCCTTCCTTACCATTTTCCGGATCGGCGAGCGGATTCGCGCCAACATGTTCGTCTACCGGACCGTCGCCGATCCGTGGGTGCGGGCGTTCCGCGAAAACCCGCAAAAGATCCTGCTCGAACTGATGCCGGAGATTGCCGCGCGGTGCGGCAACTTCGCGATCGCCAGCGAGGTGGAAGTGAGGCAGGTCAGCCTGACGACGACGCAGGGACACCGCCGCGACGGCGTCGTCTTCATCGGCGATGCGTTCGCCACGACCTGCCCGGCACAAGGCGACGGCATTCACCGGGTGCTCACCGATGTCGATCGCCTCACGGCACACATCCCCGCCTGGTTCGCAACGCCCGGCATGGCAGCCGACAAGATCGGCGCGTTCTACGACGATCCGGTCAAGATCGCCGCCGACGAAAAAGCCCTGCGCGCCAGCATATATGCCAGGCGGATCACCACCGAAACCGGACTGGAATGGCGGCTGCGCCGCCTGCGCAACAACACCGCGCGGCGGCTGATGATCTTCGCCCGCCGGTTCCGGGAGGCGGGAAGGCCGAGCGACGCCGCGCCTGGGTTAACAGGAGCTGCTTTCGACCGCACAGACAAGGCAGGTCAGGAATTGACCGCCGGGCCGCGCCTGGGACCATAA
- a CDS encoding glutathione S-transferase family protein: protein MLTLYDYLPSQNAWKVRVLLGLLGVAYETRIVSIFEGESRTEAFLKLNPAGAVPVLAVENGQAIAESNAILVLVAEGTSYLPADRLARAKVMQWLFFEQYYVEPVIGSLRFWTLTGRLERNQALVAGKREAGARALGALERSLVDTPFLVGDALTIADIAVYAYAHRAEDCGFELADYPAVGAWMARVSEAIGPDYPVHPYSIDPHSHA from the coding sequence ATGCTCACGCTCTACGACTATCTCCCCTCGCAAAATGCCTGGAAGGTTCGCGTCCTGCTCGGCCTGCTCGGCGTCGCCTACGAAACCCGCATCGTCTCGATCTTCGAAGGCGAGAGCCGAACTGAAGCCTTCCTCAAGCTCAACCCAGCGGGCGCCGTTCCGGTGCTCGCCGTGGAGAATGGCCAGGCGATCGCCGAATCCAACGCGATTCTCGTGCTCGTTGCGGAAGGCACGTCCTATCTGCCGGCAGACCGGCTTGCCCGCGCCAAGGTTATGCAGTGGCTGTTCTTCGAGCAGTATTATGTCGAGCCGGTCATCGGCTCATTGCGTTTCTGGACGCTGACCGGCCGCCTGGAGCGCAACCAGGCGCTGGTTGCCGGCAAGCGCGAAGCGGGCGCGCGCGCGCTTGGCGCGCTGGAGCGCAGCTTGGTTGACACGCCTTTCCTGGTCGGCGACGCGCTCACCATCGCCGACATCGCTGTTTATGCCTACGCCCACCGCGCAGAAGATTGCGGTTTTGAGCTTGCCGACTATCCGGCGGTCGGTGCCTGGATGGCGCGCGTCAGCGAGGCGATCGGCCCGGATTATCCGGTGCATCCTTACAGCATCGATCCGCATTCGCACGCCTGA
- a CDS encoding flavin-containing monooxygenase, with translation MDTNVVIVGAGPAGLAVAACLKQAGQDFIILEKADEVAPSWRRHYRRLHLHTVKSFSSLPFVPFPKSHPRYVPREKVVDYLDAYAKRFGLRPRFGVTVKSIRREGGKLVVESDAGPFNARKVVVATGNNAEPITPRFPGIEAFKGKVLHSAAYTEAAPYVGKNVLVIGMGNTGAEIALDLAESGAHPTISVRKGVHIVPRQLFGVPIQMVGIASRPMPRALNDWMFPKILDLALGRLEKYGIVRPKQGILQGIDAGRIPVIDVGTVAAIKQGRIGIAPDIARFTEDGAEFANGVEKKFDAAIFATGYRPGYDAFLPAELSPGKSGVTARATELGVYLVGFYNPVTGLLREIGIEAQAVAKDIAAR, from the coding sequence TTGGACACCAATGTCGTCATCGTCGGCGCCGGGCCTGCCGGGCTCGCAGTCGCCGCCTGCCTCAAACAGGCGGGGCAGGATTTCATCATCCTTGAAAAGGCCGACGAGGTTGCGCCCTCCTGGCGCCGGCACTACCGGCGGCTGCACCTGCACACGGTGAAGTCCTTCTCGTCGCTGCCTTTCGTGCCGTTCCCGAAGAGCCACCCGCGCTATGTGCCGCGCGAAAAAGTGGTCGATTATCTCGACGCCTATGCCAAGCGTTTCGGGCTCAGGCCGCGCTTCGGCGTCACCGTGAAATCCATCCGCCGTGAGGGCGGAAAGCTCGTGGTCGAGAGCGATGCCGGCCCTTTCAATGCCCGCAAGGTGGTCGTCGCCACGGGCAACAATGCCGAGCCCATCACACCACGCTTCCCCGGCATCGAAGCTTTCAAGGGCAAAGTGCTGCATAGCGCCGCCTACACGGAAGCCGCACCCTATGTCGGCAAGAACGTGCTGGTTATCGGCATGGGCAACACGGGCGCGGAGATCGCGCTCGATCTGGCCGAAAGCGGCGCTCACCCCACCATCTCGGTGCGCAAGGGCGTCCATATCGTGCCGCGCCAGCTGTTCGGCGTGCCAATCCAGATGGTGGGCATCGCCAGCCGGCCGATGCCGCGGGCGCTGAACGACTGGATGTTTCCCAAGATCCTCGACCTGGCGCTGGGCCGCTTGGAGAAGTACGGCATCGTGCGGCCGAAGCAGGGCATCCTGCAAGGGATCGATGCCGGCCGCATCCCGGTGATCGATGTCGGCACGGTGGCGGCGATCAAGCAGGGTCGGATCGGCATCGCGCCGGACATTGCGCGCTTCACCGAGGATGGCGCGGAATTCGCCAATGGCGTCGAGAAGAAATTCGACGCGGCGATTTTCGCCACCGGCTACCGCCCCGGCTATGACGCCTTCCTGCCGGCGGAGCTTAGCCCGGGCAAAAGCGGCGTGACCGCCCGCGCGACGGAACTCGGCGTCTATCTCGTCGGGTTCTATAACCCCGTCACCGGACTGCTGCGCGAAATCGGCATCGAGGCGCAGGCAGTGGCGAAGGATATTGCGGCGCGGTGA
- a CDS encoding MFS transporter, which yields MNHSYRWVIVAAGALMTCVALGAMFSLAIFLEPMSLDTNWSRTGISSAMTLNFLVMGLGGFAWGAIYDRVGARPVVLAGAVLLGLSLVVASRATSLIVFQLSYGVIVGLAASAFFAPMIALTTAWFDTNRSLAVSLVSAGMGVAPMTISPFARWLITAYDWRTAMFDIGVMAWVLLLPAVFLVRQPPAAVAASDGAPAPVTDDPGMSVGQALCSPQFIVLGLTFFACCAAHSGPIFHMVSYAMSCGVAPMAAVSIYSVEGLAGLGGRVLYGVLGDRLGVKPVLVAGLAIQGLVIAAYLTVGQLEQFYLLAVIFGATYGGVMPLYAVLAREYFGLRIIGTVLGAATMLSSLGMSLGPLAGGMIYDATASYYWLFIGSALIGLGAAGIAIAFPPQPSRQKLQMA from the coding sequence ATGAACCATTCCTATCGTTGGGTCATCGTCGCGGCCGGCGCGCTGATGACCTGTGTGGCGCTCGGCGCCATGTTTTCGCTGGCGATCTTCCTGGAGCCGATGTCGCTCGACACCAACTGGTCGCGCACCGGCATTTCCAGCGCCATGACTTTGAACTTCCTGGTCATGGGCCTCGGCGGTTTCGCCTGGGGAGCGATCTATGACCGGGTCGGCGCCAGGCCCGTGGTGCTTGCCGGTGCCGTGCTGCTTGGCCTGTCTCTGGTGGTGGCGAGCCGGGCCACCTCGCTCATCGTCTTCCAATTGAGCTACGGCGTCATCGTCGGATTGGCGGCCAGCGCCTTCTTCGCGCCGATGATCGCGCTCACCACCGCCTGGTTCGACACCAACCGAAGCCTCGCCGTCTCGCTGGTCTCGGCCGGCATGGGCGTGGCCCCGATGACGATCTCGCCTTTCGCGCGCTGGCTGATCACCGCCTATGACTGGCGCACCGCCATGTTCGATATCGGCGTGATGGCCTGGGTGCTGCTGCTGCCCGCCGTCTTCCTGGTGCGCCAGCCGCCGGCGGCGGTGGCGGCGAGCGACGGTGCGCCGGCGCCCGTCACCGACGATCCCGGCATGAGCGTCGGCCAGGCGCTGTGCTCGCCGCAATTCATCGTGCTGGGCTTGACCTTCTTCGCCTGCTGCGCGGCGCATTCGGGCCCGATCTTCCACATGGTGAGCTATGCCATGTCCTGCGGCGTGGCGCCGATGGCGGCTGTGTCGATCTACAGCGTCGAGGGGCTGGCCGGGCTCGGCGGGCGCGTGCTCTACGGCGTGCTCGGCGACCGTCTGGGCGTCAAGCCGGTGCTGGTGGCCGGGCTCGCTATTCAGGGACTGGTGATCGCCGCTTACCTCACTGTCGGCCAGCTCGAGCAGTTCTATCTTCTGGCCGTCATCTTCGGCGCCACCTATGGCGGCGTCATGCCGCTCTACGCCGTGCTGGCGCGCGAATATTTCGGCCTGCGCATCATCGGCACCGTGCTTGGCGCGGCCACGATGCTCTCAAGCCTCGGCATGTCGCTTGGGCCGCTCGCCGGCGGCATGATCTACGACGCCACTGCCAGCTACTATTGGCTGTTCATCGGCTCGGCACTGATCGGGCTGGGCGCGGCCGGCATCGCCATTGCCTTCCCGCCGCAGCCAAGCCGGCAGAAGCTGCAGATGGCGTAA
- a CDS encoding DUF922 domain-containing Zn-dependent protease produces MKPALLLAALLLSTPARADWKPVEKIDTYAVSGQTAEQLYLSIGEKGPLIGTAGNARRVIAHTFFKLTWQRDYQPQGNACVLKTARPKLIITYTLPKPAGKLAPALQARWDIFAAGLIAHEKVHGAGIVDMVDKIVAFSTGLTAENDPGCKKVRAELTAYLDQLSKAQRQGSRDFDTKEFGQDGNMLKLIAAFLGAPPRN; encoded by the coding sequence ATGAAGCCAGCCCTCCTCCTTGCCGCCCTGCTCCTGTCCACGCCGGCCCGCGCAGACTGGAAGCCAGTCGAAAAAATCGACACCTATGCCGTCTCGGGCCAGACGGCAGAGCAGCTCTATCTCTCGATCGGGGAGAAAGGCCCGCTGATCGGCACGGCCGGCAACGCGCGGCGCGTCATCGCGCATACTTTCTTCAAGCTGACATGGCAGCGCGATTACCAGCCGCAAGGCAATGCCTGCGTGCTGAAGACGGCGCGACCGAAGCTCATCATCACCTATACGCTGCCCAAGCCGGCGGGGAAACTCGCGCCCGCCTTGCAGGCGCGCTGGGACATATTCGCCGCCGGGCTGATCGCGCATGAGAAGGTGCACGGCGCCGGCATCGTCGACATGGTGGACAAGATCGTCGCCTTCAGCACCGGACTTACCGCCGAGAACGATCCGGGCTGCAAGAAGGTCAGGGCCGAGCTGACGGCCTATCTCGACCAGCTCTCCAAGGCCCAGCGCCAGGGCAGCCGCGACTTCGACACGAAAGAGTTCGGGCAAGACGGCAACATGCTGAAGCTGATCGCGGCGTTCCTGGGCGCTCCGCCTAGAAACTGA